In Gossypium hirsutum isolate 1008001.06 chromosome D06, Gossypium_hirsutum_v2.1, whole genome shotgun sequence, one genomic interval encodes:
- the LOC107900403 gene encoding uncharacterized protein has protein sequence MPSSVTETHGENAEIYCGEDVCKQKFLELLEEISLPKGIVPVEIIEFGRNRSTGLVWMKLKNKKEHKFKRINKVVSYDREINFFIDNGGIKKLTGIKCKELFIWITISGMFIEDPSSGKISFTIPSGLKAHFPISAFELEEDDNKK, from the coding sequence ATGCCATCATCAGTTACCGAGACTCACGGAGAAAATGCTGAGATTTACTGTGGAGAAGATGTTTGCAAGCAAAAATTTTTGGAGCTGCTTGAGGAAATATCTTTGCCCAAGGGCATCGTACCTGTTGAAATAATAGAGTTTGGTCGAAATCGATCAACTGGGCTGGTGTGGATGAAGCTGAAGAACAAGAAAGAGCACAAATTTAAGCGGATTAATAAGGTAGTATCGTACGATAGAGAGATCAACTTTTTTATAGACAATGGCGGTATTAAGAAACTCACAGGAATTAAGTGCAAGGAGTTGTTTATTTGGATCACCATTTCCGGAATGTTTATCGAAGATCCTTCCTCTGGAAAGATTTCCTTTACTATTCCCAGTGGCTTGAAAGCCCATTTCCCTATTTCGGCCTTTGAGTTGGAAGAAGACGACAACAAAAAATAG
- the LOC107900161 gene encoding uncharacterized protein, with product MDPSDYLLQTETKDFYKKLWSLQLPSKIAFTVWRISWDFIPSFVKLRKRRVVSNDRCPRCNSEVEGSLHVFRDCPTTAEVWHLLNFAWAMKNRSHTIWEWLTWVFKRGNNDQCFSFCYALWWIWFSRNQLIHERNIIPGRALVLNIQQYVSEQKGLNGLKTKAITCRSYRVQELTPTARIHFDAAYDSNTSSSASSLVGWDMRGVLIALKTIIHRNVPSPFAAEAHACLEGVKLGISLQIHSVKLMGDSKTVIKKCQETSTDKSVIGAIIRDIQQKKSDFQDLIFQYIHRSENLDAHRIAKIAFEKGETFYLRGEELDSQNLALVGYRPRNPD from the coding sequence ATGGATCCTAGTGACTATTTATTACAAACCGAAACAAAGGATTTTTACAAAAAACTATGGAGCCTTCAGCTACCATCTAAAATTGCGTTTACAGTCTGGCGGATCTCTTGGGACTTTATTCCAAGCTTTGTGAAACTCAGAAAAAGGAGAGTGGTGTCAAACGACAGATGTCCCCGGTGCAACTCTGAGGTAGAAGGCAGCCTCCACGTCTTTCGAGATTGCCCTACGACAGCAGAGGTGTGGCATTTGTTAAATTTCGCATGGGCTATGAAAAATAGGAGCCATACTATATGGGAGTGGTTAACCTGGGTCTTCAAGAGGGGAAACAATGACCAATGCTTTTCCTTTTGCTATGCGCTATGGTGGATATGGTTTTCTAGAAATCAACTTATTCATGAGAGAAATATCATTCCAGGAAGGGCTTTAGTACTTAACATTCAACAATATGTGTCAGAACAGAAAggattaaatggtttaaaaacTAAGGCGATCACATGCAGAAGCTATAGAGTACAAGAGCTTACACCGACAGCCAGGATCCATTTTGATGCAGCATACGACAGTAATACTTCCAGTTCAGCGTCCAGTCTTGTAGGTTGGGACATGAGGGGAGTCTTGATAGCGTTAAAAACAATTATTCATAGAAATGTTCCTTCTCCTTTCGCAGCAGAGGCTCATGCATGTTTAGAAGGAGTAAAGTTAGGGATTTCATTACAAATCCATTCAGTGAAACTTATGGGGGATTCAAAAACTGTTATAAAGAAATGTCAAGAGACTTCCACAGACAAATCAGTTATTGGAGCCATTATCAGAGATATTCaacaaaagaaatcagacttTCAAGATCTTATTTTCCAGTATATTCACAGGTCGGAAAACTTAGATGCTCACAGAATAGCAAAGATTGCATTTGAGAAAGGAGAGACGTTTTACCTGAGGGGTGAGGAACTGGATAGTCAGAATCTGGCTTTGGTAGGATATCGGCCAAGAAATCCAGATTGA